The DNA sequence TATCACCAGTTATAAAGAGAATCTGAAGAGCCAGACCCGGTTCGGTTTCATTGGGATTTCCGGCAAAGTCATGGATCTGGCCTCCAGACCGGTCGTGGGCGGCATCGCCTACCGCCGGCATACCGACGTGATCTTCCCTGAGGAAATGATCGCTGAGTTGCTCTATCAGGAGGGAGCGGGGATCCCGATCGTCGCCGCAAATGATCTGGTTGAAGACGGCGCGATCGAGGCGGCCACATTCGGTGTCGGATATGAAGTTCTTCCACATTTCGGCCTCGGAGCCAGCTTCAATCTCCTCACCGGCCGGCTGCGGTCCCATATGGCGACCCTGCGAAATGTCTCCGGTCTTCCTCTCGACCCGGGTAATGGGCATTTCAATCTCGATTATAAGGGGATCAGTTTTGAGGCGGGCGCTCATGCGGATTTGGGGCGGGTAAGCCTCGGCGGATGGATCGGTTTGCCGCACACGATCGAGGTGTCCGGCGGATCTTTCTCATTCCAAGCGCTGGAAGTTCCCGGACAGCCCCCGACGCTCATCATCGGCCGGATGGGAGGTTATGATCTCGAGGTGCCTCTCTCTTTCAGTCTTGGGGCAGGGGTTGATCTGCTGCCGGGCCTTCTGGCCACGGCGGATTTCAATGTGCGGTCATGGGGTGATGCGAAGGTCAAATATCATAGTCCCGAGGTCCGCGCCATGGTGACCGCATCGGAGGTTTATCCCGCTTATAATGTCGAGTCATTCCATATTGGGATGGAGTACCGTCTTTTAAACAAGTCCTGGTATTCCCTTCCGGTTCGGGCCGGATATTCAAATGTCCCGCTTTCGATGGCCAATGTTGACGGAAACGATGTCCGAGAAGTCAATACAGTCCCCAATGGAGACGGCACGTTCACGGCGGGCGACGGAGATCCTATCTTCTTCGGAAGCCAGGTCAAATCGAAAGCCTGGAGCCTGGGCGCCTCCCTTGAGATGAGCGATATCACCTTCCATATGGGCTTTGAAAGCAGATCGTATGAGCTCCACCGCTTCTTTTTCGAGTCATCAGGACCCCTTAGCGGCGACTACATGGTGAATCCCGATATGGCAACACCCCTGATTAAGCGGATCGTCAACACACTGAGAATCTCCGGGGAATTCAGATTCTAATCCATTCTGCGGATGGCCCCCACTCGTCATCTTTTTGTCTCCCTTACCGGTATTCCATGTGTACAAAGTACCCATCCTAATCCATTGGGAAATAATCGATTATATGTTTGTGCCCCCGGGTGACACCTGATGTCCCTCGATCCCCCCGAAGCAACAAGACTGCCTCGACGCGGCGAACTCTGACAATTTGGTCTAACCTTATGTTTTATAACATGTTACTTAAATTTTCGGGATGTCTATCTTTTGGCATAAACCTTGCCTTACATAAAGAGTGAAACTAGGAAGTGTGTGTCGGTCGCGGTTCTGTTAACCCAACCCCGGCAGAGATGCGTGACCAGACGGAGGGCCCGTCGAATTACGCTTCGCGACCGACACCCGCTTGTTCAAAGGTTTTAAAGGATCTGAAAAGGCTGCTATCTTACAGTTGTTCCCGATGGGGAGCCTGGCGCCATTGCTGGTAGCGGGTGACTCCAGCAAGGACCTGGGGAAGGCGGCTTTTTCAATGCCCTCGTCTTTGAGCCTCCCATACATTGCACCCCGTCGGCTTGGCGATCGATTCATTCTTTGTCTTTAACAATAGAGGAGGTCGTTAACCGTGAGCTTTCAGGAGAAAGAAAGTTCCGAAAAAAGGGTGTGGGGCGCCGGCGCCTACTTTCTTGGGGCGGTTGGGGCTGTCGTGGTTCTTCTTGTCCGGCGGGAACCCTTCTGCCGGTTTCATGCGGTTCAATCGATTATCACGACGGTTGTTCTTTTTCTGGTGGGTCTATTGTTAAAAGGGCTTGCCTATCTTCCGATCTTTGGCTTCCTCTATGGCTTCCTCTTCCGGCTTTTCCAGGTCGGCGTTTTTGCGCTCTGGATCTTTCTGATGTTTCAAGCCTGGCGGGGACGGCAGTATCGGTTGCCCTATATCGGTTCATGGGCCGAGGATTCAGCCGGACCGCAGGAAAACCCCAAGCCGGTTCCACTCGATGCAAGGGAACGCCCGGCTGATGCGACGGCCACGCCGCGGGATGATGCGGACGTTACGAAATAGATAGGGCTCAAAAAAGGGGAAGGGTCCCAAATCGGGGGGTGATTTGAGACCCTGGGGCTTTGCTGCAACCATGGAGACATCAATTAATGCATCCAATGATTGATACGATACGATCCCCGATTGGTTCCTAGGATTCCCGGAGTTTCAGACTATTTTTATGAGTTAGGATAAGGGTGCCGGATTTTCCCATGGCTCTTCCGGATCTTTCAGGATGAGATGAACCTCACGAGCCCAGAGAAAGAGCAAATCACTCAATCGGTTGAGATAGATGATGATGCCGGGGGGAACCGGTTCCTCCCGATGGAGGGAGATGAGACGCCGCTCAGCCCGGCGGCAGAGGGTCCGGCTGCTGTGGAGGAAGGCGGCGGCGGGCGGGCCGGCTGGGCGGATGAACTGCCGCAGCCGCGGGAGTTTGGCCTCCAACTCGTTAATACGTTTCTCGAGCCTCGCGATGGATCGATCCGCTTCCGGCCAGAGGGTTTCCGAACCGGGTACCGGTTGTTTGGAGATCACGGCGCCCATGCTCAGGAGATCATCCTGAACCCGCCCCAGGTCGGATTTGGTTTCCGATAGAGATCCCGGCAGGTGAGCTCTGACAAGGCCGAGGCCTGCGGCGAGTTCATCGAATTGCCCGCAGACCTCTATCCTGAGATGATCCTTGGGAACCCGGCGACCTCCCTGGAGGTCGGTTTCCCCGCCGTCACCCCGTCCTGTTGAAATGCTCATGAACAACCACTGGAGCTTCCGCAGTTTAAACATTTATAGCAGGAAGCGCTGCGGATCATCATGGAGCCGCAATCGGTGCAGATCGGCGCGTCGGATTGAGCGACAAAGGTCGGATTGTCCTGTAGGAAAGTGGAGCTCTCCCCAAGAAGACCGTCGATGTCCCGGGATCCGCCGTTGTTGTTCTGTCCGTGATTCGACTCGGTATGTTTGACCTTGAATCGGTTGGCTTCATCTTCCGGCAGGAATTTCAAGGCGAGCCACCGGAAAATATAATCCACGACCGATTTTGCAAACCGAATATCCGGGTGAGTCGTCATCCCGGAAGGCTCAAAGCGGACATGGCTGAACTTTCTCACCAAGACCCTCAGGGGCACACCGTACTGAAGAGAGAGGGAGATGGTCGTGGCGAAGGAATCCATGACTCCTGAGAGTGTTGAACCTTCTTTGGACATGACGATGAAGATTTCTCCCGGTGTCCCATCCTCGAACATTCCGACCGTCAGATATCCCTTGTGCCCACCGATTGTAAATTTATGTGTCAGGGCCTGGCGCTCTTCCGGCAGTTGGCGGCGATAAGGAACGCGAGGCTGTTCACGCGTGCTGCTCTTGCTGTCCTTCCCGGTTGTTAGAGGTTGGACCGATTTGGAACCGTCCCTGTAAATGGCAACCGATTTCAATCCAAGCTTCCAAGCCTCGATGTAGGTCTGGGCGATCTCGTCCACCGTCGCTGTTTCAGGGAGATTCACCGTTTTACTGATGGCGCCGCTGATGAAGGGCTGCACCGCGCTCATCATATGGAGATGTCCCATATAATCGATGAAACGCTTGCCGTTGATGGGCTGGAAAGCGCAGTCGAAGACAGGGAGGTGTTCCGATTTCACCTCCGGGCTCCCCTCGATGGTTCCTTGTTCATCGATATACTTCAGAATCGAGCCCACCGTTTCAGGAGAATAACCCAGTCTTTCGAGGGCGTGGGGTACGGTCTGATTTACGATCTTCAACATTCCACCGCCGACCAGTTTCTTGTACTTAACCAAGGCTATGTCCGGTTCGACGCCGGTCGTGTCGCAATCCATCATGAAGGCGATCGTGCCGGTGGGCGCCAACACGGTAACCTGCGAATTGCGGACACCGGCGGTTTCAGCGAGTGAAATGGCGTTGTCCCAGGCTTCGGTCGCCGAGGCGAGAAGTTCGCTGGGAACGAGCCGCGCATTGATCTTATCGAGTTGGTACCGGTGTTTCCGAATAACCCGGATCTGAGGTTCGCTGTTCTTGGCAAAAGCCGGATAGGGACCGAGTTTCTCCGCCAGCTCACCCGATACTTCGTAGGCATGGCCGCTCATCAAGGCGGTGATTGTCGCCGCCCAAGCGCGCCCTTCATCGGAATCATAGGGCAGCCCCAGCGTCATCAGCAGGGCGCCTAGATTCGCGAAGCCTAAACCCAGTTGGTGGCAATCCCGTGAATTTTGCGTGATCTTCGCCGTGGGATACGATGCGTTATCGACAAGGATATCCTGCGCGATGATCATCACCCGCACCGCATGCCGGAACTGTTCAATAAGGAAGTTTCCATCCTCATCCAGGAACTTGGTCAGGTTGATGCTGGCGAGATTACAGGCCGAGTCATCGAGATGCATATACTCCGAACAGGGATTGCTGGCGTTGATTCGGCCCGAATTGGGGCATGTATGCCAATCATTGATCGTGGTATCGAATTGGATGCCCGGATCGCCGCAGTGCCAAGCCGCCTCGGAGATGAGACGAAGAAGTTCCTTCGCCTTAATCCGTTCAATCCGCTCACCCGTGGTGACCGCCTTCAATTCCCAATCCTCATCGTTGAGGGCGCGTCGCATGAATTCATCTGAGACGCGGACGGAATTGTTGGCGTTTTGAAAAAAGACCGAGCTGTAAGCATCGCCGTCGATCGAGGGATTGTATCCGGCTTCGATCAACTTATGGGCTTTCTCCTCCTCCTTCCACTTACAGACGACAAACTCCTCGATGTCAGGATGATCGGCGTTAAGCACCACCATCTTCGCGGCCCGTCGCGTTTTTCCGCCCGACTTGATCACTCCGGCGGAGGCGTCGGCGGCGCGCATAAAGGAGACCGGTCCGGAGGGTGTGCCGCCGCCTGAAAGGGGTTCCCTCGAGGAGCGGATCGGGGAGGCGTTCACACCTGATCCCGAACCGTGTTTGAAAATCATTCCCTCTTTGCGATACCACTCCAAAATGGAATCCATGGTGTCTTTTACAGAGAGGATAAAACAGGCTGAACATTGCGGTTTGGCTTCAATGCCGACATTGAACCAAACCGGCGAGTTGAAAGAGGTGTGCTGGGTGACCAGAAGATAGTGCAACTCATCCCGGAAGGCCGAGGCATCACTTTCTCTGTCGAAATACCCATCGCGAATGCCCCAATCAGCGATCGTGTTCGCAACCCTGCCGATCATCTGCTTGACGCTTTTCTCGCGTTGCGGCGTTCCCAGCGCGCCGCGAAAATATTTTGAAACCACAACATTTGTCGCCATCTGCGACCAGAACTCCGGCACTTCGACATTCTTTTGGTCAAAGATGACCTCGCCGGATTCATTGGTCAATGTGGCGGAACGGATGTCCCAGGTTATTGTATCAAAAGGGTGTAACCCCTCTTTTGTAAAAAGGCGCCGGAAGGTTAAGCCCTTCCCCGTCCGACAGATCTCGACTCCTTCCCTGGATGAAGCCATAGACTGTGTGGATGGAGCTTCGGTGCGTGGCGCTTGCGGTTTCAACATTCGTTCCTCCTTGTCCGCCCACGGCATGAAAAACTCATGTCCCATGCCGCAAAAAGTATACCGCAAGAGAAGCTCAAATGAAAATATATACACAATATCTAGTGGTGCAGAGGTGATGCTAACCCTAGGTCTTGTGTTCGTCAACACGATTCGAGAGAAGCCTCGATGTTTTCTTTTTTTGTCATCGATAACCGATCGACCCGGCGGTCAGCCGGGTCGATATCGAAAAATATGGATATATGCAGGGTGTTTTTTAAGGCTGGATCCTATCGATTGATGGGGCCGGATTGCAGCAGCGAAATAAACTTCTCAATGACTTGGCTTCTCTCACGACCCCGCTTTACCAGGACGCCCAAGGGGCGCTCGAAGTCATCGCCTTCCAGTCGAACCACCTTAAGGGTTTTCGCCTTTTGCTCGTTTTGAACCGTGGCTGAAGGCACGATGCTTACACCTGCATCGATTTCCACGGCCCGCTTGATGGTCTCAATATTGTCTAACTCCATGACCATTCTGACATTCACATGGGCGGCGCGGAGCAGGCGGTCAATAGATCGTCTCGTTGGAATATCCTTCTCAAAACCGACGAAGTTAAGCCCGCTCAACAACTTTATGTCGATGGCGACTTCATTGGCCATGGGGTGATCCGGATGGCAGATCAACACCAGTTCATCTGATTTGAAGGGAAGGACCTCAATGCCGGGACGGCCGACCGGATAGGCGACAATCCCCAGATCAACAACATTGCCAATGAGATCGTCATAGATCTTGTTAACCCTTGTATATTCTACATGGATGGATGCGGAGGGATACCGCTTGATGAATTCCGTGATGTAAGGGGGGAGTTCGTGGAGCCCCACACTATAGATCGTGGCGACTTTCAGTGAGCCCGTGATGATCTGGCTCAGGATTTGCAACCGGTTCTCCATCACTCGAAAACGATCTTGGATCTCCTTGGCCCCTTCGTAGAAAATCCGGCCGGCCTCTGTGGGAGCCAGGTTTCTTTTTCCCCTTTCGATCAGCCGCTTCCGGTATTTCTCTTCGAGTCCCCGGATCTGCTGACTGACCGCGGATTGGGAGATACCATTGAGACTGGCCGCACGTGAGAAGCTTTGAGTTTCTATGACATCACAAAAAATCTTCAGGGATTCAATCTGCATACATCACCTCATCTGAGAGGGGGGTCATTAGGGTGTCTAATCGCGCATTACTTCTTCCATATCACCAACTGATATACTGTTATAAGGAAAACGTCAACACAGAATTTCATTTTCTTTCGAATCAGAAGAGTAAAAAGTTTGTGGTCATCCCACCAAGCTTCCCCTGGGGAATCCCCCTCTGGTGGAATTCCCCCCTTCCCGGTGCTGAAGGAAACGGTTATGTTATCTAGTCGTTACGGGGGATCGCCCCATGGCTGAAGCGGCCGGTGAACCGGTTCGGGAGCTACCTCCCGCTACGCCGCGCCTGCGGCTGAGACTTTGTTGACACTGTAGAGATCGGAATAGGAAGACGACGGATGAGATCCAAAATCCCACCCAAGAAATCTTACGGTGATGAGGTCCGGGAATCGGTACACGGATGCCCCGGTCGGGGTGGGACTTTTACTGTTTATGCCTTGGGCTGCCGGGTGAATCAGGAAGAAATGGAGTGCCTGCGATCACAGCTCCTCGCCGCCGGATATAAAGAGAGACCATTCGGTGACCCCGTCGATCTGACGATCATCAACACCTGCACGGTCACCGCCGCCGGTGATCGTGACGGCCGGAAGTTGCTTCGGAAAGCCCGGCGTTTTTCGCCCCAGGGTCGTATTGTCGCGACCGGGTGCACCGCACAGCGAGATCCCGGTGCTCTCGATGATCTTCAGGTCGCCGATTTGATTTTGGGCAATCGGGAAAAGGGGAATCTCGCTCTCTACCGCGGACTTTTGGCGGATCCCTCCCCTGAAGGAGAAACGACGGTCCCAGCAACCGGCATCCTTGTGGATGACGACCCCAGCCCGCAATGTTTTCTGACCCATGCGCCCGGTTTCTCGACGGCGCGGACACGAGCCACTCTCAAGATTCAAGACGGATGTAATGGACATTGCACCTATTGCATTATTCCGGCAGTCCGGGGGCCATCGATCAGCCGTCCCTGGAAAGAGATTCTCTCCGAGGCCGGGGGCCTGATCGCCCGGGGAGCGAGGGAGATTGTCCTGACCGGGATCAATACAGGTTCCTACGGATGGGAGGCCCGGCCGGGCGCCGAAACCGATTTGGCTTCCTTGGCGGAGAGGCTGGCGGGGCTTGCCGGCCTGGAGAGGATCCGGCTGGCTTCCGTCGAGCCGGGATATGTGACGCCGCGGCTTCTCGATCTCATGACCCGGATGAGGTCTCTTTGTCCCCACCTGCATGTGCCCCTTCAGTCAGGCGACGACGAGATTCTCAAGAGGATGGGGAGACCTTACCGCACAGGGGAATTCGCCGATCTTGTGAGGCGGATCAGAGCGGTCACGCCGAGGATCACACTGGGGACCGACATCATTGTTGGATTTCCAGGGGAGACGGAAGATCATTTTCGTAGAACGCTTTGTTTTGTTAAAGAGCAGGATTTCTCCTATCTGCATGTCTTCTCTTATTCTCCCCGGCCGGGCACGCCGGCGGAGCGCCTCGAGGGAACCGTCGCGGATGGGGAGAAAACCCGGCGCAGCCGCCTCCTAAGAGATTTGGATTCCCATCTCCGGCGGGGTCATATGGCGTTAAGGAAGGGATCCCAGGACCGGATTTTGGTGGAGAGCTCGCATCATGGAGCGGGGGATGGCCTGACGGCGGACTATCTCCGCGTCGTGCTGAACGAGGGGGCGGCTGGATCAGGCGAGATGATGGATGTTGTCATCGGCGAGCCGGTCGACGACCACCATGTGCGGGGTATCATACCGCACGGAATGTGAACGAAAGGATTATTGAGCGGTGAAGAAGGGCGCCTTCTACGTTGAAACCTACGGCTGCCTGATGAATGTCGCTGACAGTGAGCTGGTCAGTGGAATCCTCGAAGAGGCCGGCTACGCCGCCGCGGCGGATTTGGATTCAGCGGATATCATTTTGGTCAATACCTGCGCCATCCGGGAAAATCCCGAGGAGAAGGTGATTCAGCGTCTGATGCAGTTGGCGCTGCGAAAGCGGATGAGACCCGATCTGATCCTGGGCATCATCGGATGCGTTCCAAAGCATATCGGTCCCGCCATCAGCGAGTCCCTGGCCGGGGTCGATCTGATCCTCGGACCCGATTCCTACAGCCGGCTGCCGCAATTGATCGAACGATCCGCGGTAGAGATACAGATCGACCTCGGTATGGATCCCCAAGAGACATTTGACCGCCACTCCCCGAAGCGGACCAGCGGTGTTAATGCGTGGATCACCGTAATGCGGGGATGCGACCGCTTCTGCTCCTACTGCGTTGTTCCCTATGCGCGGGGGCGGGAGAAATGCGTTTCCTGCGAACGGATTCTGGATGTGACGGCCCGGGCCGCGGCGGAGGGCCATCCGTCGATCACACTTCTAGGCCAGACGGTCAATACCTACCGGGATGGGGATATCGATTTTGCCGCTCTGCTGGGAAAGGTGGCCCAAATCGATGGTGTCGCAAGAGTGAGATTTACATCGCCGCATCCCATCGATTTCGCAACAGAGGTCTTTGAGGTGATGGCCCGGGAACGCGCTCTCTGCCCGCATATCCATCTGCCCCTGCAATCCGGTTCGGATCGGATGCTTGAGCGGATGAACCGGGGGTATACGCGCGCGCAGTATCTGAATCTTGTTGAAGAGATCCGTCGGATCGTACCGAATATGGCCTTGTCGACCGATGTCATTGTCGGATTTCCCGAGGAAACCCCCGGCGACTTTCAAGAGACATTGAACCTCATGCGGGAGGTTCGTTTTGATTCCGCCTTTATGTTCAAGTATTCCGAGAGACCGAAGACATGGGCCTGCCGCCATCTCACCGACGATATACCCGATGAAGAGAAGGGCCGCCGCCTCCGGGAGGTGATCGATCTCCAAGAGTCGATTTCAAAGGAGATCTATGAATCCTACATCGGCCGGGAGGTGGAAGTGCTGGTCGAGGGGCCGGCCCGCAGGGATCCCGGGCAGGTCCAGGGCAAGAGCCCTGACTTCAAGACCGTGGTTCTGGCGGCGGGGGCGCGGGAGATCAAAGCCGGAGATTTTGTGAAAGTCCGGATTGAATCGGCGACATCCCATACCCTCAGCGGGGTAATTCCAGGATAATATTCGAACCTTTGTCACGCCGCGATTCAAATCGGGGCCGCCAACCCACCACGAGGGCGGCGACGGAGAGAACCAGGGCTACCCCATGAAGAGATTGTATACCGGCTTGAAGATCGGGCAGCGCCGTAAAAAGAAACTCCTTCTGATCGGGTTGAATCATCGCCGATCGTAAAACAGCCGCCATCCGTTCCGTAAGAAAGATCTGACAGCCCACCAGGGTGAGCGTCATCAGCAGCAGAAGGAACATCTGGTAAAGATGGATGCGGGGTCTGCGCAGCTTTGTATTGTAGAGGATGAGAATCGTACCGAGAAAAAAGGCGCCGGCGGCCCCACCCATTAAATTGACGAGACTGGAATATCGCACGCAGAAGGCGGCCGCCTCGGACGGCGGCAGGGAATCCCATGTCAGAGCGGGAAGGATCGTCGCCGAAAGGAAAAGCAGGCCCGCCCAGGCGGCAAGAAGCATCAGATGGGACGATTCCACCAGATCGGCGGGGCGCCCCGGCCGCGAGACTCTCGGAAAATGATAGATGTATGTCCCTACCGGGGCTCCTTTTAGACTATCCTGGCT is a window from the Candidatus Eisenbacteria bacterium genome containing:
- a CDS encoding LysR family transcriptional regulator, with amino-acid sequence MQIESLKIFCDVIETQSFSRAASLNGISQSAVSQQIRGLEEKYRKRLIERGKRNLAPTEAGRIFYEGAKEIQDRFRVMENRLQILSQIITGSLKVATIYSVGLHELPPYITEFIKRYPSASIHVEYTRVNKIYDDLIGNVVDLGIVAYPVGRPGIEVLPFKSDELVLICHPDHPMANEVAIDIKLLSGLNFVGFEKDIPTRRSIDRLLRAAHVNVRMVMELDNIETIKRAVEIDAGVSIVPSATVQNEQKAKTLKVVRLEGDDFERPLGVLVKRGRERSQVIEKFISLLQSGPINR
- a CDS encoding cob(I)yrinic acid a,c-diamide adenosyltransferase → MSISTGRGDGGETDLQGGRRVPKDHLRIEVCGQFDELAAGLGLVRAHLPGSLSETKSDLGRVQDDLLSMGAVISKQPVPGSETLWPEADRSIARLEKRINELEAKLPRLRQFIRPAGPPAAAFLHSSRTLCRRAERRLISLHREEPVPPGIIIYLNRLSDLLFLWAREVHLILKDPEEPWENPAPLS
- the mtaB gene encoding tRNA (N(6)-L-threonylcarbamoyladenosine(37)-C(2))-methylthiotransferase MtaB is translated as MRSKIPPKKSYGDEVRESVHGCPGRGGTFTVYALGCRVNQEEMECLRSQLLAAGYKERPFGDPVDLTIINTCTVTAAGDRDGRKLLRKARRFSPQGRIVATGCTAQRDPGALDDLQVADLILGNREKGNLALYRGLLADPSPEGETTVPATGILVDDDPSPQCFLTHAPGFSTARTRATLKIQDGCNGHCTYCIIPAVRGPSISRPWKEILSEAGGLIARGAREIVLTGINTGSYGWEARPGAETDLASLAERLAGLAGLERIRLASVEPGYVTPRLLDLMTRMRSLCPHLHVPLQSGDDEILKRMGRPYRTGEFADLVRRIRAVTPRITLGTDIIVGFPGETEDHFRRTLCFVKEQDFSYLHVFSYSPRPGTPAERLEGTVADGEKTRRSRLLRDLDSHLRRGHMALRKGSQDRILVESSHHGAGDGLTADYLRVVLNEGAAGSGEMMDVVIGEPVDDHHVRGIIPHGM
- the miaB gene encoding tRNA (N6-isopentenyl adenosine(37)-C2)-methylthiotransferase MiaB, with the translated sequence MKKGAFYVETYGCLMNVADSELVSGILEEAGYAAAADLDSADIILVNTCAIRENPEEKVIQRLMQLALRKRMRPDLILGIIGCVPKHIGPAISESLAGVDLILGPDSYSRLPQLIERSAVEIQIDLGMDPQETFDRHSPKRTSGVNAWITVMRGCDRFCSYCVVPYARGREKCVSCERILDVTARAAAEGHPSITLLGQTVNTYRDGDIDFAALLGKVAQIDGVARVRFTSPHPIDFATEVFEVMARERALCPHIHLPLQSGSDRMLERMNRGYTRAQYLNLVEEIRRIVPNMALSTDVIVGFPEETPGDFQETLNLMREVRFDSAFMFKYSERPKTWACRHLTDDIPDEEKGRRLREVIDLQESISKEIYESYIGREVEVLVEGPARRDPGQVQGKSPDFKTVVLAAGAREIKAGDFVKVRIESATSHTLSGVIPG
- a CDS encoding vitamin B12-dependent ribonucleotide reductase yields the protein MASSREGVEICRTGKGLTFRRLFTKEGLHPFDTITWDIRSATLTNESGEVIFDQKNVEVPEFWSQMATNVVVSKYFRGALGTPQREKSVKQMIGRVANTIADWGIRDGYFDRESDASAFRDELHYLLVTQHTSFNSPVWFNVGIEAKPQCSACFILSVKDTMDSILEWYRKEGMIFKHGSGSGVNASPIRSSREPLSGGGTPSGPVSFMRAADASAGVIKSGGKTRRAAKMVVLNADHPDIEEFVVCKWKEEEKAHKLIEAGYNPSIDGDAYSSVFFQNANNSVRVSDEFMRRALNDEDWELKAVTTGERIERIKAKELLRLISEAAWHCGDPGIQFDTTINDWHTCPNSGRINASNPCSEYMHLDDSACNLASINLTKFLDEDGNFLIEQFRHAVRVMIIAQDILVDNASYPTAKITQNSRDCHQLGLGFANLGALLMTLGLPYDSDEGRAWAATITALMSGHAYEVSGELAEKLGPYPAFAKNSEPQIRVIRKHRYQLDKINARLVPSELLASATEAWDNAISLAETAGVRNSQVTVLAPTGTIAFMMDCDTTGVEPDIALVKYKKLVGGGMLKIVNQTVPHALERLGYSPETVGSILKYIDEQGTIEGSPEVKSEHLPVFDCAFQPINGKRFIDYMGHLHMMSAVQPFISGAISKTVNLPETATVDEIAQTYIEAWKLGLKSVAIYRDGSKSVQPLTTGKDSKSSTREQPRVPYRRQLPEERQALTHKFTIGGHKGYLTVGMFEDGTPGEIFIVMSKEGSTLSGVMDSFATTISLSLQYGVPLRVLVRKFSHVRFEPSGMTTHPDIRFAKSVVDYIFRWLALKFLPEDEANRFKVKHTESNHGQNNNGGSRDIDGLLGESSTFLQDNPTFVAQSDAPICTDCGSMMIRSASCYKCLNCGSSSGCS